A genomic segment from Polyangium mundeleinium encodes:
- a CDS encoding S8 family peptidase codes for MRTPAALPTALVATALVAAVSAASAQGTERSLVDPSRASGAPSTYADRLGPLYEPVAIATEGFLSTPSDLGETSWDVQGQIVVDARDDLDAPSLLSLAADFGLSFTPTQLEPTTKIQIATVTTGDMANVLDRLSRDPRVEFAEPLARVRASFVPNDPLAGEQWHMERIGAQRAWDFSVGRGVTVAVVDTGIACEDHGPFMKGTDLAATECVEGWNFVTGNEHANDDQGHGTHVAGTIAQSTNNGIGASGVAFGARLMPVKVLNENGWGTTADVADGIRWAADHGAHVINLSLGGPRNAKVLQKAIDHATSMGAVVVAAAGNTGGSVQFPGASDGVIGVSATDPSDKLASFSSRGEGVDLAAPGVKVVQQTVCNKGRNKCEQFPGWNGTSMASPHVAGAAALVMGLGVTDPAAVEDALRKSARVVDNSDGGKRLYGAGVLDAAEAAVSVTKQHAFTRLVALVLMTAFVARAARKKNKDAKSPLRLDFLLPALAAGPGLLFFAPWLLPRADFWVDVAARPIADLDLLVGVSLHRFLPLANALVPFALTAVGFGIKRLRPAIAGFSVGTGAYLLSLVALGDAGGPFGRVALVAWCVLNAAICAWIARTNLAETR; via the coding sequence ATGCGAACGCCTGCCGCTCTCCCGACCGCGCTCGTCGCGACCGCGCTCGTCGCTGCCGTAAGCGCCGCGAGCGCCCAAGGTACCGAGCGCTCGCTCGTGGATCCTTCGCGAGCGAGTGGCGCCCCTTCGACGTACGCTGATCGGCTCGGTCCGCTCTACGAGCCCGTCGCCATCGCGACGGAAGGGTTCCTGTCGACGCCTTCCGATCTCGGCGAGACGAGCTGGGACGTGCAGGGGCAGATCGTGGTGGACGCTCGGGACGACCTCGACGCGCCCTCGCTGCTCTCGCTCGCCGCGGACTTCGGGCTCTCGTTCACGCCGACGCAGCTCGAACCAACAACGAAGATCCAGATCGCGACGGTGACCACAGGCGACATGGCGAACGTGCTGGACCGGCTCTCGCGCGATCCGCGTGTGGAGTTCGCCGAGCCGCTCGCACGCGTGCGTGCGTCGTTCGTCCCGAACGACCCGCTCGCAGGCGAGCAGTGGCACATGGAGCGCATCGGCGCGCAGCGGGCGTGGGATTTTTCGGTCGGCCGCGGCGTTACCGTCGCCGTCGTCGACACGGGCATCGCCTGCGAGGACCACGGCCCGTTCATGAAGGGCACCGACCTCGCCGCGACCGAGTGCGTCGAGGGCTGGAACTTCGTGACGGGCAACGAACACGCGAACGACGATCAGGGCCACGGCACGCACGTGGCTGGCACGATCGCGCAGTCGACGAACAACGGGATCGGCGCGTCGGGCGTGGCGTTCGGCGCGCGGCTCATGCCCGTGAAGGTGCTGAACGAGAACGGCTGGGGCACGACGGCGGACGTGGCCGACGGCATCCGCTGGGCGGCCGATCACGGCGCGCACGTGATCAACCTGAGCCTCGGCGGCCCGCGCAACGCGAAGGTGCTGCAGAAGGCGATCGACCACGCGACGAGCATGGGCGCGGTGGTCGTCGCGGCCGCGGGCAACACCGGCGGCAGCGTGCAGTTCCCCGGCGCGTCCGACGGCGTCATCGGCGTGAGCGCGACCGATCCGAGCGACAAACTCGCGTCGTTCTCGTCGCGCGGCGAGGGCGTGGACCTCGCCGCGCCGGGCGTGAAGGTCGTGCAGCAGACGGTGTGCAACAAGGGCCGCAACAAGTGCGAGCAGTTCCCCGGCTGGAACGGCACGTCGATGGCCTCGCCCCACGTCGCCGGCGCAGCCGCGCTCGTGATGGGCCTCGGCGTGACCGATCCGGCCGCGGTCGAGGACGCGCTGCGGAAGAGCGCGCGCGTGGTCGACAACTCCGACGGCGGAAAGCGCCTCTACGGCGCGGGCGTGCTCGACGCGGCCGAGGCGGCCGTGTCCGTGACGAAGCAACATGCGTTCACGCGCCTCGTCGCGCTCGTGCTCATGACGGCCTTCGTCGCGCGCGCGGCGCGCAAGAAGAACAAGGACGCGAAGAGCCCGCTGCGCCTCGACTTCCTCCTGCCTGCGCTCGCCGCGGGCCCGGGCCTGCTCTTCTTCGCGCCGTGGCTCCTGCCGCGCGCGGACTTCTGGGTCGACGTCGCTGCGCGCCCGATCGCGGACCTCGATCTGCTCGTCGGCGTCTCGCTCCATCGCTTCCTGCCGCTCGCGAACGCGCTCGTCCCCTTCGCGCTCACGGCGGTGGGCTTCGGCATCAAGCGCCTGCGCCCGGCGATCGCGGGGTTCTCCGTGGGCACGGGGGCGTACCTGCTCTCGCTCGTCGCGCTCGGCGACGCGGGCGGGCCCTTCGGCCGCGTGGCGCTCGTCGCGTGGTGTGTCCTGAACGCGGCGATCTGCGCCTGGATCGCGCGTACGAACCTCGCCGAAACGCGCTAG
- a CDS encoding aminotransferase class I/II-fold pyridoxal phosphate-dependent enzyme, which yields MEFLIPSRTARPADDPIFALNAEAQARKKSGEPVINATVGALLDDDGKLAVIGAVVEALRSVPPEVGAAYAPIAGPPAFLQGVIDDLLAGRPEASLATAVATPGGSGALRHAITTFLEPQQMLLTTGFYWSPYKTLADEADRTLATFRMFDDKGRLDVADFERKLAGVLDAQGRALVFLNTPCHNPTGYSLDEKDWNGIVDVVGRAAGRGPITVLLDVAYGRYAKEKLGETFAPALRLAEKAMVLFAWSASKSFTQYGLRVGALVALCPDAGERARVQNALTYASRGTWSNCNAAGMNAIARVLADPDLRARVDQERAAWKDLLDRRVERWNALATAAGLGYPRYDGGFFTTVFCEDAPRAAARLREDGIFVVPVQGALRVGLCSVPERDIERLVDGLRRATNP from the coding sequence ATGGAGTTCTTGATTCCCTCGCGAACCGCGCGCCCCGCCGACGATCCCATCTTCGCGCTGAATGCGGAAGCGCAGGCGAGAAAGAAGTCCGGTGAGCCGGTCATCAACGCGACCGTCGGCGCGCTGCTCGACGACGACGGCAAGCTCGCGGTGATCGGCGCCGTGGTCGAGGCGCTGCGCTCGGTTCCGCCCGAGGTCGGCGCTGCGTACGCGCCGATCGCTGGCCCGCCGGCCTTCTTGCAGGGCGTGATCGACGACCTCCTCGCCGGCCGCCCCGAGGCCTCCCTCGCGACCGCTGTCGCCACGCCCGGCGGCTCCGGCGCGCTGCGCCACGCGATCACCACGTTCCTCGAACCGCAGCAAATGCTGCTCACGACGGGCTTTTACTGGAGCCCGTACAAGACCCTCGCGGACGAGGCGGATCGCACCCTCGCCACGTTCCGCATGTTCGACGACAAGGGCCGCCTCGACGTCGCCGACTTCGAGCGCAAGCTCGCCGGCGTCCTCGACGCACAGGGCCGCGCGCTCGTCTTCCTGAACACGCCTTGCCACAACCCCACGGGGTATTCGCTCGACGAAAAAGACTGGAACGGCATCGTCGACGTCGTCGGGCGCGCCGCCGGGCGCGGGCCCATCACCGTGCTGCTCGACGTCGCCTACGGTCGTTACGCGAAGGAGAAGCTCGGCGAGACGTTCGCGCCGGCGCTGCGCCTCGCGGAGAAGGCCATGGTCCTCTTCGCCTGGTCCGCGTCGAAATCGTTCACGCAGTACGGTCTGCGCGTCGGCGCGCTCGTCGCGCTCTGTCCCGACGCCGGCGAGCGCGCGCGCGTCCAGAATGCGCTCACGTACGCGAGCCGCGGCACGTGGTCGAACTGCAACGCGGCCGGCATGAACGCCATCGCCCGGGTCCTCGCCGATCCCGATCTCCGCGCCCGCGTCGATCAGGAACGCGCCGCGTGGAAGGACCTCCTCGACCGCCGCGTCGAGCGCTGGAACGCCCTCGCGACCGCCGCGGGCCTCGGCTATCCGCGTTACGACGGCGGCTTCTTCACCACGGTGTTTTGCGAGGATGCGCCGCGTGCCGCCGCGCGTCTGCGCGAGGACGGCATCTTCGTGGTGCCGGTCCAGGGCGCGCTCCGCGTTGGCCTTTGCTCGGTCCCCGAGCGAGACATCGAGCGGCTCGTCGACGGGCTCCGGCGGGCGACGAACCCCTGA
- a CDS encoding Kelch repeat-containing protein, translated as MLLAKGRGGSWVSVSAALVMLLGGCPDALTLGTGDPTGASGGAGPGGGGPGGGGEGGAPTSCISNSDCPAPTAVCDTKKSTCVECLEIVDCSFRPGTICSEGACVCPGEGESFCGAPARCVDRQTSSQDCGKCGHACFGACTEGKCADAWEPTPTQDAPAARSHHVGVWTGATMIVWSGNTPSGNTNTGGMLDLDTGTWTPTSTANVPAPRSRARAVWTGTHMVAWGGENGTPVKTGGVFNPISNTWSTMTTAGAPSPRSGHTMVWTGSKVIVWGGFDGTNYLGDGGAYDVTEDRWDAIPGGGTPPSPRSDHSAVWTGSDMIVFGGYGFNGVEVTYLGDGAEFDPGTGVWSAVKDGQPPARARHAAEWTGTEMIVWGGYDLLGPASIGARYKPKIEWSFMTTEAAPELRQFHTAVWIAPRLIVWGGQNVDGSYLNTGSLYNPATNTWSAKPIPTAPLGRAHHTAISTGSKMVVWGGVTPGGGVTNTGGILDPSLLP; from the coding sequence GTGCTACTCGCCAAAGGCCGTGGGGGCTCGTGGGTGTCCGTCTCGGCAGCGCTCGTGATGCTGCTCGGGGGATGCCCGGATGCGTTGACCCTGGGAACCGGGGACCCGACCGGCGCCTCGGGCGGCGCGGGCCCCGGCGGAGGAGGACCGGGCGGCGGCGGCGAAGGCGGCGCTCCGACGAGCTGCATCTCGAACTCCGATTGCCCCGCGCCCACCGCGGTCTGCGACACGAAGAAGTCGACGTGCGTCGAGTGCCTGGAGATCGTGGACTGCTCGTTCCGGCCGGGCACGATCTGCTCCGAGGGCGCGTGCGTCTGTCCGGGCGAGGGGGAATCGTTCTGCGGCGCTCCCGCCCGTTGCGTCGATCGGCAGACGAGCAGCCAGGACTGCGGCAAGTGCGGCCACGCGTGCTTCGGCGCGTGCACCGAGGGCAAGTGCGCGGACGCCTGGGAGCCGACGCCGACGCAGGACGCGCCCGCCGCGCGCTCCCATCACGTCGGCGTGTGGACCGGCGCGACGATGATCGTCTGGAGCGGCAACACCCCCAGCGGCAACACGAACACGGGCGGCATGCTCGACCTCGACACGGGCACGTGGACGCCGACGAGCACGGCGAACGTCCCGGCGCCGCGATCGCGCGCCCGCGCCGTCTGGACCGGCACGCACATGGTCGCCTGGGGCGGCGAGAACGGCACCCCGGTCAAAACGGGCGGCGTGTTCAACCCGATCTCGAACACGTGGTCGACGATGACCACGGCCGGCGCGCCCTCGCCGCGCTCCGGCCACACGATGGTGTGGACCGGCTCGAAGGTCATCGTGTGGGGCGGGTTTGACGGGACGAACTACCTCGGCGACGGCGGCGCGTACGACGTGACCGAGGACCGCTGGGACGCGATCCCCGGGGGCGGCACGCCGCCGAGCCCGCGCTCGGATCACTCGGCCGTGTGGACCGGCTCGGACATGATCGTGTTCGGCGGCTACGGCTTCAACGGCGTCGAGGTCACCTACCTCGGCGACGGGGCCGAGTTCGATCCGGGCACGGGCGTCTGGAGCGCGGTCAAGGACGGCCAGCCGCCGGCGCGCGCGCGTCATGCGGCCGAGTGGACGGGCACCGAGATGATCGTTTGGGGCGGCTACGATCTGCTCGGGCCGGCGTCGATCGGCGCACGGTACAAGCCGAAGATCGAGTGGAGCTTCATGACGACGGAGGCCGCGCCCGAGCTGCGGCAGTTCCACACGGCCGTGTGGATCGCGCCGCGTCTCATCGTGTGGGGCGGCCAGAACGTCGACGGCAGCTACCTCAACACGGGCTCACTCTACAACCCGGCGACGAACACCTGGAGCGCGAAGCCCATCCCGACGGCGCCCCTCGGCCGCGCGCATCACACGGCCATCAGCACGGGCAGCAAGATGGTCGTCTGGGGCGGCGTCACGCCCGGCGGCGGCGTCACGAACACCGGCGGCATCCTCGATCCGTCGCTCCTCCCCTGA
- a CDS encoding sulfate ABC transporter substrate-binding protein, with protein MSWARFALALAFLGLASCANERREPDADVTLVLASYSAPRDAFERGILPAFQAQHEARTGKRIRVRASYLASGAQSRAVASGFPADVVVLALAPDVTRLEKEKLITHDWRRRGRRGSFTTSVVALAVRQGNPKGVTGFSDLARPSLDVLMPNPKTSGGAMWNVSALWVSALRGHAGVAANNEGAAQGYLRDVLKNVAIMDKGARESLITFEKGVGDVAVTYESEVFAGRAAGRSYDMVIPASTMVVEVMAAVVDVNATKHALLPEAEAFVDYLSSNEAQHILAKYGFRSDDPEVRAAHADAFPEVQAPVRIDALGGWDEVVPKLFGKEGVFPRTWETVYATP; from the coding sequence ATGAGCTGGGCGCGCTTCGCCCTCGCGCTCGCTTTCCTCGGGCTCGCGTCGTGCGCAAACGAGCGACGCGAACCCGACGCGGACGTCACGCTCGTCCTCGCCTCGTACTCGGCGCCTCGTGACGCCTTCGAACGCGGCATCCTCCCTGCCTTTCAAGCGCAGCACGAGGCTCGCACCGGCAAGCGCATCCGCGTGCGCGCCTCGTACCTCGCGAGCGGCGCGCAGTCTCGCGCCGTCGCCTCCGGCTTCCCCGCCGACGTCGTCGTGCTCGCGCTTGCCCCCGACGTCACGCGCCTGGAGAAGGAAAAGCTCATCACGCACGACTGGCGCAGGCGGGGCCGGCGCGGCTCTTTCACCACCTCGGTCGTGGCCCTCGCGGTGCGTCAGGGCAATCCGAAGGGCGTCACGGGCTTTTCCGACCTCGCGCGCCCAAGCCTCGACGTGCTCATGCCGAACCCGAAGACGAGCGGCGGCGCGATGTGGAACGTCAGCGCGCTCTGGGTCTCGGCGCTCCGCGGCCATGCGGGCGTCGCCGCGAACAACGAGGGCGCCGCGCAGGGATATCTCCGCGACGTCCTGAAGAACGTCGCCATCATGGACAAGGGGGCGCGCGAGAGCCTCATCACGTTCGAGAAGGGCGTCGGCGACGTGGCCGTCACCTACGAGAGCGAGGTCTTCGCGGGCCGCGCCGCGGGCCGCAGCTACGACATGGTGATCCCCGCGTCGACGATGGTCGTCGAGGTCATGGCCGCCGTCGTCGACGTGAACGCCACGAAGCACGCCCTCCTGCCCGAGGCCGAGGCCTTCGTCGACTATTTGAGCTCCAACGAGGCGCAGCACATCCTCGCGAAGTACGGCTTCCGCAGCGACGACCCCGAGGTACGCGCCGCGCACGCCGACGCGTTCCCCGAGGTCCAAGCGCCTGTGCGCATCGACGCGCTCGGCGGCTGGGACGAGGTCGTGCCCAAGCTCTTCGGCAAGGAAGGCGTCTTTCCGCGCACCTGGGAGACCGTGTACGCGACGCCTTGA
- a CDS encoding S8 family serine peptidase: MARPQLLSIPERLDANPRFTGRGIVIALVDSGFYPHPDLMRPKRRIKAYADATRDEAVADDFFTPRAASWHGTMTACTAAGNGYVSGGRYRGLASEAEVVLVKAMSSEGKITGKNVAHAIRLPLRYPHLGIRVLNVSLAAPSSDPDLAEVEAAVAEVVAAGITVFAAAGNTPGRPSRPPASAPEAITVGGLDDKGEREGDASLWPSSYGTIREGLDKPDLVAPAIWVPAPMLPGTLVAREAVALFQLLSVLEELSVEQGFSEQKQRAGHDERSSVNGLIDAVSARINRQKYIGVDYQHVDGTSFAAPIAASVAAQMLEANPQLTPAQIREGLLATAAPMPQYPKIQQGAGFIRPRQAVMWAQQKKQDKSVAVVEEGALE; this comes from the coding sequence AGCGGCTTCTATCCGCACCCCGACCTCATGCGTCCGAAGCGCCGCATCAAGGCGTACGCCGACGCGACGCGTGACGAGGCCGTCGCCGACGACTTCTTCACCCCGCGCGCCGCGTCGTGGCACGGCACCATGACCGCCTGTACCGCCGCAGGGAACGGCTACGTTTCGGGCGGCCGGTACCGCGGGCTCGCCTCGGAAGCCGAGGTCGTGCTCGTCAAGGCGATGAGCAGCGAGGGCAAGATCACGGGCAAGAACGTCGCGCACGCGATCCGTCTCCCCCTGCGTTACCCGCACCTCGGCATCCGCGTGCTCAACGTGTCGCTCGCCGCGCCGTCGAGTGATCCCGACCTCGCCGAGGTCGAGGCCGCCGTCGCCGAGGTCGTCGCCGCGGGGATCACGGTCTTCGCCGCCGCAGGCAACACGCCCGGCAGGCCCTCGCGTCCGCCCGCGTCCGCGCCCGAGGCGATCACCGTCGGCGGCCTCGACGACAAGGGCGAGCGCGAAGGCGACGCGTCCCTCTGGCCGTCGAGCTACGGCACGATCCGCGAGGGGCTCGACAAGCCGGACCTCGTGGCCCCCGCGATCTGGGTGCCCGCGCCGATGCTGCCCGGCACGCTCGTCGCACGGGAAGCGGTCGCGCTCTTCCAGCTCCTCTCGGTGCTCGAAGAGCTCTCCGTCGAGCAGGGGTTCTCCGAGCAGAAGCAACGCGCGGGCCACGACGAGCGCAGCAGCGTGAACGGGCTCATCGACGCGGTCAGCGCGCGGATCAACCGGCAGAAGTACATCGGCGTCGACTACCAGCACGTCGACGGGACGTCGTTCGCCGCGCCAATCGCCGCGAGCGTGGCGGCGCAGATGCTCGAAGCGAACCCGCAACTCACGCCCGCGCAGATCCGCGAGGGCCTGCTCGCGACGGCGGCGCCCATGCCGCAGTACCCGAAGATCCAGCAAGGCGCGGGGTTCATCCGGCCGCGTCAGGCCGTGATGTGGGCGCAGCAGAAGAAGCAGGACAAGTCCGTCGCCGTGGTGGAAGAAGGCGCGCTCGAATAA